From Deltaproteobacteria bacterium:
AAAAGCACGGCCCCAACCGCCAAGATGAAACGAATGGTCTTCATAGTTCTTCTTTCTCCTTATTGTTAAAGACAGTTGATCAACTACTTTATTCCCCTTAATCGGCTCCGCTCCCGCCTCGCTTCATCCTCCCTATTCGGTCGGCGCTCGGCGGGAACCCTCCTTTTTTGGGGTTAATTAATTAATGACAAACAGGCGTCCATTTACCCAAACGGGGCCAAAAAGACAAGCGGGGAATTGGGCAAAAATTACTTTGTCAAAAGGTTCCCTTTGCCGGCAGTGTCACATGATTGAGATAGGTTTTTAGCTCGGCAATCGCCTCGCGCACATCCTCCAGCGCGCGGTGGTTTTCGCTTTTTTTGACCTCGATGCCGTATTTTTCACGAAAGACCTCCTTGTAGGAGCTGACGTCGATCATCCGGTAATGGAGGCGTTTGGCGATTTTGGGGAGGTATTTTTCGATAAACCGCCGGTCGTTATAAATGGAATTGCCCGAAAGGACCACCTCTTCATCCTTGCGAAAGTGGCGGTTGATTATTTGAAGAACATCCT
This genomic window contains:
- the orn gene encoding oligoribonuclease, translated to AEKKEEKPRTKKFFWHDMEMTGLDEKTDSILEVAVAVTDLDLNILEEYNKVVFQPPEALERMNKWCKKTHGASGLTKAVATGLPLSQVEEDVLQIINRHFRKDEEVVLSGNSIYNDRRFIEKYLPKIAKRLHYRMIDVSSYKEVFREKYGIEVKKSENHRALEDVREAIAELKTYLNHVTLPAKGTF